The following are encoded together in the Deinococcus soli (ex Cha et al. 2016) genome:
- a CDS encoding c-type cytochrome: MNVPHSTPARRDAQRPTPQQGEAPAAPRRDQWVRGSVASWGLGVTLGLILGVGLLIATPQLMGKPAEATPASTAPANANENGPADAGKSDTGTGEDSMASGEGMASGGTAGEGASGEADSGDMAAGEGASSAAGEAAAGGTPDTAAGDTEAAGDAQAGQTVFAGNCAGCHGANGQGQIGPSLVTADGPRSWTLAQFATTLREGKTPERELSATMPRYGEAQISDAQVADLHAYIKTLN, translated from the coding sequence ATGAACGTACCCCACTCCACCCCGGCCCGCCGTGACGCGCAGCGTCCCACCCCGCAGCAGGGCGAGGCCCCCGCCGCCCCCCGGCGGGACCAGTGGGTGCGGGGCAGCGTGGCGTCCTGGGGGCTGGGCGTCACGCTGGGCCTGATCCTGGGCGTGGGCCTGCTGATCGCCACGCCGCAACTGATGGGCAAACCGGCCGAGGCTACCCCCGCGAGCACCGCGCCCGCCAACGCCAACGAGAACGGCCCCGCCGACGCAGGCAAGAGCGACACGGGCACCGGTGAGGACAGCATGGCCAGCGGAGAAGGTATGGCGAGCGGGGGCACGGCGGGGGAAGGTGCGTCTGGTGAGGCGGACTCGGGTGACATGGCCGCCGGCGAGGGCGCCAGCAGCGCCGCAGGGGAGGCGGCCGCTGGCGGCACCCCCGACACAGCGGCGGGCGACACCGAGGCTGCCGGGGACGCCCAGGCCGGGCAGACAGTCTTCGCCGGGAACTGCGCGGGCTGCCACGGCGCGAACGGTCAGGGTCAGATCGGGCCCAGCCTCGTGACCGCCGACGGACCCAGGAGCTGGACGCTGGCGCAGTTCGCCACCACCCTGCGGGAAGGCAAAACCCCCGAGCGGGAACTGTCCGCGACCATGCCCCGTTACGGGGAAGCGCAGATCAGCGACGCGCAGGTGGCTGACCTGCACGCATACATCAAGACCCTGAACTGA
- a CDS encoding MGMT family protein has protein sequence MTSPGMTTPDPTPGFRERVLALVARIPEGRVMTYGQLALLAGNPGAARQAGFVLNSLVGGSDLPWQRVINAQGRVSTHKVGFGDMQERLLMAEGVEFRDGRCDLAARQWWPDEDRAAPPAPLL, from the coding sequence ATGACCAGCCCCGGCATGACCACCCCCGACCCGACCCCCGGCTTCCGCGAGCGTGTCCTGGCGCTGGTGGCCCGCATTCCCGAGGGCCGCGTCATGACCTACGGACAGCTGGCCCTGCTGGCCGGGAATCCCGGTGCGGCGCGGCAGGCGGGCTTCGTGCTGAACTCGCTGGTCGGCGGATCAGATCTGCCGTGGCAGCGGGTGATCAACGCGCAGGGCCGCGTCAGCACCCACAAGGTCGGCTTCGGGGACATGCAGGAACGCCTGCTGATGGCCGAGGGCGTGGAGTTCAGGGACGGCCGCTGCGACCTCGCCGCGCGGCAGTGGTGGCCGGACGAGGACCGCGCCGCGCCCCCCGCCCCGCTGCTGTGA
- the ubiE gene encoding bifunctional demethylmenaquinone methyltransferase/2-methoxy-6-polyprenyl-1,4-benzoquinol methylase UbiE, with the protein MTKRPAVGDKQDKGSDVQAMFASIAPRYDLLNRVLSLGVDKGWRRAAAQEALALKPARVLDVATGTADFALELKTRAPQAEVIGSDFVPQMLAIGREKAAARHIDIRLEEGDALNLPYPDGSFDSITCAFGFRNFADYARGLAEFWRVLAPGGRAVILEFPPPRPGLLGSLFRVYFQHVLPRIGGLISGNASAYTYLPESVLAFPEPERLAQLMRATGFRTRYRLLTFGIAAIHVGDKLP; encoded by the coding sequence ATGACGAAGCGGCCCGCCGTGGGGGACAAGCAGGACAAGGGCAGTGACGTGCAGGCGATGTTTGCCAGCATCGCGCCCCGTTACGACCTTCTCAACCGCGTGCTGAGCCTCGGGGTGGATAAGGGCTGGCGCCGGGCGGCGGCGCAGGAGGCGCTGGCGCTGAAGCCCGCGCGGGTGCTGGACGTGGCGACGGGCACGGCGGATTTCGCGCTGGAACTCAAGACCCGCGCCCCGCAGGCCGAGGTGATCGGTAGTGACTTCGTGCCGCAGATGCTCGCCATCGGCCGCGAGAAGGCCGCCGCGCGGCACATCGACATCCGCCTGGAGGAAGGGGACGCGTTGAACCTGCCGTACCCGGACGGGAGTTTCGATTCGATCACGTGCGCTTTCGGGTTCCGGAACTTCGCGGATTACGCGCGGGGCCTCGCGGAATTCTGGCGGGTGCTCGCGCCGGGCGGGCGGGCCGTGATCCTGGAGTTCCCCCCGCCCCGTCCGGGCCTGCTGGGCAGCCTGTTCCGGGTGTACTTCCAGCATGTGCTGCCGCGGATCGGTGGGCTGATAAGCGGGAACGCCTCGGCGTACACGTACCTGCCTGAGAGCGTGCTGGCGTTCCCCGAGCCGGAGCGACTGGCGCAGCTGATGCGCGCCACGGGCTTCCGCACCCGCTACCGCCTGCTGACCTTCGGCATCGCCGCCATTCACGTGGGGGACAAGCTGCCGTAA
- a CDS encoding ATP-binding cassette domain-containing protein, with amino-acid sequence MTSASLPARDLWRTLRLTLPDLWRAQPLITAGLFLSGAAQGALPAVTILIGKWTVDGVSGLLAGQSVNLTVLAVAWVGAALLTQVTVTLTQVMQGVAADHYTLHVNQRLMRRMTELQGLDVLEDPQFHDDIEVLQGGASHRPLNLLSTLVYALRGVVAAVSVAATLLLVGWWVPLVVVAGLLPLLSRQMAFYRLGWSLFIQNTPEAREVNYLSRVALRHEYAKEVRLYGLAPHLQREALTRTHAYQNTLRAQRTRGLLALLPFEALSLLVTGGLFAFVVAQAQAGRVGAGSVALVITALAALRQELSRLTELSSSGTQHLNWFAKLDAFLNAPGGVQNPAQPRPLPADGAITLKNVSFAYRDQPPALRDVTLTIPAGQTVAIVGENGAGKSTLVKLLLRYYDPTAGRILIGTGAEQTDLRDLDLNDWRAGVAAVFQDFARFEWTLRENILLGQTQDDARLNAAVQGSGLNTVLTDSCTLDTRLGQAFGGADLSGGQ; translated from the coding sequence ATGACGAGCGCCTCCCTGCCTGCCCGTGACCTGTGGCGCACCCTGCGCCTGACCCTGCCGGACCTGTGGCGCGCCCAGCCGCTGATCACGGCAGGTCTGTTCCTGAGTGGCGCCGCGCAGGGCGCGCTGCCCGCCGTGACCATCCTGATCGGGAAGTGGACCGTGGACGGCGTGAGCGGCCTGCTGGCCGGGCAGAGCGTGAACCTGACGGTGCTGGCGGTCGCGTGGGTGGGCGCGGCGCTCCTGACGCAGGTGACCGTGACCCTCACGCAGGTCATGCAGGGCGTCGCCGCCGACCACTACACCCTGCACGTGAACCAGCGCCTGATGCGCCGCATGACCGAATTGCAGGGCCTGGACGTGCTGGAAGACCCGCAGTTCCACGACGACATCGAGGTGCTCCAGGGCGGCGCAAGTCACCGCCCGCTGAACCTGCTGTCCACGCTGGTGTACGCGCTGCGCGGCGTGGTGGCGGCCGTCAGCGTGGCGGCCACGCTGCTGCTGGTCGGGTGGTGGGTGCCGCTGGTGGTCGTGGCGGGCCTGCTGCCGCTGCTGTCCCGGCAGATGGCGTTCTACCGGCTGGGCTGGAGCCTGTTCATCCAGAACACCCCCGAGGCGCGCGAGGTGAACTACCTGTCGCGCGTGGCGCTGCGGCACGAGTACGCCAAGGAGGTCCGGCTGTACGGCCTCGCGCCGCACCTGCAACGCGAGGCGCTGACCCGCACCCACGCGTACCAGAACACCCTGCGCGCCCAGCGCACGCGCGGCCTGCTGGCCCTGCTGCCCTTCGAGGCCCTGTCGCTGCTGGTCACCGGGGGCCTATTCGCGTTCGTGGTCGCGCAGGCGCAGGCCGGACGGGTCGGGGCGGGCAGCGTGGCACTGGTGATCACGGCGCTGGCCGCCCTGCGACAGGAACTGAGCCGCCTGACCGAACTGAGCAGCAGCGGCACGCAGCACCTGAACTGGTTCGCCAAACTGGACGCGTTCCTGAACGCGCCCGGCGGCGTGCAGAACCCCGCGCAGCCGCGCCCGCTGCCCGCAGACGGCGCCATCACCCTGAAAAACGTGAGCTTCGCGTACCGCGACCAGCCACCCGCGCTGCGGGACGTGACCCTGACCATCCCCGCCGGGCAGACCGTCGCCATCGTCGGCGAGAACGGCGCGGGCAAGAGCACCCTGGTCAAACTGCTTCTGCGCTACTACGACCCCACCGCCGGGCGCATCCTGATCGGCACGGGCGCGGAGCAGACCGACCTGCGCGACCTCGACCTCAACGACTGGCGGGCGGGCGTCGCCGCCGTCTTCCAGGACTTCGCGCGCTTCGAATGGACGCTGCGCGAGAACATCCTCCTGGGGCAGACGCAGGACGACGCGCGCCTGAACGCCGCCGTGCAGGGCAGCGGCCTGAACACCGTCCTGACAGACAGCTGCACGCTCGACACCCGCCTGGGGCAGGCGTTCGGCGGCGCGGACCTCTCCGGCGGCCAGTAG